In the genome of Metabacillus litoralis, the window AAAGAATGGACCAGGGCCAAATCCTGGACGTGGACGTGGACCAAAACCTGGTGTTGGACCATAAACATTAAAGTGTTGGTGTGATACCTCATTCTCAAAAGATTGAGTTTGAGGGAAATAATGTTGATGCTTATAGAATTCATGATTTACATTTGTTGTGTGTTGTGGATGAATGTGTGGTACGATTGTTTCAGAATAGCTATTATTTACACAGTGTTTTGTTGGGTGTACAATTGGTGCCATAACTTTTGGTTTGCAATGCATGTAGCATTTCTCCTTTCATCTTTTATCATGTCTTACACTTTTAACCTATGATGAAAGTTACCTACATGTACTAAGGCAAGCACCTAATTTTTATAGAAAAGTATAGAAACTGTCTTTAAAATTCGTAAAAATAACAATTGTTAAGACGATTACAATGAAAAATAAGTATAATACGCTTTTATACAAAGTTGCTCTTCTCCCTTGTTAAGAACTAATTACAATCACTTATTTTACATGGTTCTCCATAATCCTACAATTGTTATTTAATAATTCCGTTAAAATTCATATTTTTGTCAAAAAAATGGCGAAATTACTCAGTTTCTGCGCTTGCCCGGGGAATATTTTTAGAAAATTTCCTCTTTAAGCGATTTAGTCTGTTTAAGATGTCATTTTCATCGATAAACGACAGCGTTTCTTTACATTCTTTGAAAAGAATATACATTTCTTCAGTATATTTTGTTGCTTTTTGCAAGTCTTTTTCTTTATGTTCATAATACTTCGCAAGCTCTTCTAAAGCCTTTAATGCCACTTTTCCTTTTGATCCTTCTACAATTTCATTCCACAAGTTGATCGCCTGTTTCCATTCCTTTTGTTTTTTATAAAGGAGTGCTAGTGCATATTTTGCTTCTACATCTTGCTTTGTAGATTTTTCCATAAGACTTTTGTAAGCATCTAATGCTGAAGATTGATCACCTACATAATCTAACCATCGAGCAACTTCATAATGCTCGGAATCTGTAGCCTTATCATTTGTGCTCAATAGCTTATAAGATAAATGGATATATAATGTTATAAGAGAGAGCACATCTATTTCATTATGCCTTAAAACTCCCATAATAATTTCAGGCTTTTGCTGTTTTACAAACTCAAAATAAATCATTGGAGCTAAAAAGCCAGGAATATCATTTTCTCGGTAAATCCCAAGAATATCGTTTTCAACTTTGGCCAGTTTTACTGATTCGAGCTCTTTTTTCCAGAGCCTTCGTGCAGCATGAAATAGATCGAAGTGACCAAATGCAGGAAGTTTTGGTACTAACTCTCGAATTAAAGTATGGCGGGTTTTCACCTGAGGCCAATCAAAGGCTTTACCATTATAGGTGACAAGTGTTTTACTATTAATCCCCTCCAAAAAGCTTTGATAAAGTGCAACCTCATTACCTGGTTTTGGCAACAAATACTGTTTTATGACAACACGATCGTCCAGAACTTGAGCTTGTCCTAACAAAAAGATCGTGTTTCCCGCTCCTCCACCAAGTCCAGTTGTTTCAGTATCGAAGAAAAACAAATCGCTTGCCTGATGATCTTTAGAGGAAAGTGGATGCTTTAAATCGCTTTGATTCCACATAGATACAACATGTTGAAATTCTTTCAACTGATATTTACCATGTTGATAATCCAACGGATAGACAACCTCTCGAATGAAACAAGTTTGCCCATCATAATGAATGATTTTTGTGTTATGTTCATTCCATAATAATTCTTCTGGGTTATGTGATTCCTGTTTTACAGTTTCAGTTTCTAGTTCCGGTTCTTCTCGAATGACATGTTTTTTTAATCGATTCAACTTATTTTTTAACGACATTTGTTTCATCCTTTAATTTACTTAAAAGAAAATGGGTGTCTTTTTTTATAGATTCAGTAGAACTTTCAACACCTATACATGAAGGGCATCCAGCATAGCATGGACAAGTTTCTATTAATTTCATTGCTTCATTCAAAACATCTAATAATGTTTCATATATTTTTTTGGATAACCCTACCCCACCTGGATATCGATCATATAGAAAGATTGTTGGTTGATTATTATGAACAGCTTTAATTTGTGCAATCACATGCAAGTCACTTGGATCACACATTACTTTTAACGGTGCAACGTGCTGGAGAACATGTGCGGCTGAAACTAGAGCCTCCTCCAGCCTTTTTTCAGATAAATCGTCCACTATATTCGAATGAAGACTCATCCATGCTGAATTTGTATGAAGCTCTTCTTCTGGTAGATGAATAGGACCTGATCCAATATTTTCATGAGTATCAAATTTGATTTTTTTGAAAATTGTAGCCATAGCTTGAACCGTCACATCTCCATAACCATAGTCAACATCTTTCATATGTTTAAGCATATCTTCCTCAAGTACTTTTAATTGAACCGCAAGATTGGCATCCGTGAAATAATCCACATCAACTTCTCTTACAAATGCCTTCTTTTCCTCCCAATCAAGTTTTTCCACTTGAAATTGAACGCCTTGATGAAGATAAATTGCTTCATCATGCAGTAATGTCATTGCGCTAAATCGATCCATCTCTCCAATGACCTTCACGTTCGCTATATCAGATTGATCGATAATTATCACATTTTCTTGTGAAGCCGACCGAAGACTTATATTGTGGGCCGGGAATGAATCGTTCATCCAGTGATAGGTTTCATTATTATAGTAAAGCACTCTTTCTTCCGCTAAAAACTGCAGGATATCTTCTAACTCTAACCCATCGAACGTATCACCTTCTCTAAATGGAAGCTCAAAAGCTGCACACTTTAAATGATCTACAAGCACAACTAAATTATCAGGGTTTATGATGGCTGTTTCTGGATTTTGTTCAAAAAAGTATCGTGGATTTTGAATAATGTATTGATCAAGTGGACTGGAGCTAGCAACCATGATAATAACTGCTTCACCTTGCCTTCTTCCAGCTCTTCCGGCCTGTTGCCATGCACTTGCAATAGTTCCAGGATATCCTGTCATAATACAAACTTGTAAACTACCTATATCTACTCCTAATTCAAGAGCGTTGGTGCTAACAACACCTAAAATTTCGCCATCCCTTAGTCCTCTTTCAATTTCCCTCCGCTGTTTTGGTAAGTATCCCCCTCTATATCCGCGTATTGATTTTTTTGCTAGTTCATTTTTTATCAATTCTTTTAAATAAGTTAAGATGATCTCAACTCGCACACGACTGCGAGCAAATACGATTGTCTGAATCTTATTTTTAAGAAATTCTCCTGCTAATCTTCTAACCTCTAAGGTTGCACTTCTTCTAATATTAAGTGGCTTATTAACAATTGGAGGGTTATAAAAAATAAAATGCTTTTTACTGGCTGGGGCACCATTTTTTGAGATGAGCTCCATATTTGCTCCAGTTAGTGTTTCCGCTAATTCTTTTGGATTAGCGATTGTTGCAGATGTGCATATAAACTGCGGGTTACTTCCATAAAATTCACAAATTCTCTTAAGTCTTCTAATGACATTTGCTACATGACTGCCAAATATTCCTCGATAAATGTGAAGCTCGTCAATGACTATATATTTTAGATTTTCAAACAGTGAAACCCATTTAGTATGATGCGGTAAAATGGCTGAATGAAGCATATCTGGGTTTGTAATGACTATATGACCTGCTTTTCTTACCCTTTGACGGATTGCCGGTGAAGTATCTCCATCGTATGTATAAGAGTTCAATTGAACTCCCATTTCTTCGATGATTTCATTAATCTCAGATTTTTGATCTTGAGCCAGTGCTTTCGTAGGAAAAAGATATAATGCCCGACTATTTTCGTCTTTCAATATGTTTTGGATGACAGGCAAGTTATAGCATAATGTTTTTCCTGAAGCAGTTGGAGTAACAGCTACAAAGTTATGACCTCCACTTGCGAGTTTATAGGCTTCACCTTGATGTGTATACAATTGTGAAATTCCTCTGTTTTCTAATGCTAATTTTAAGCGGTGATCTAGGTCAACCGGCATATCAACAAGTTCCCCTTCTTTAGGAGGAATCGAATGCCAATGAACAATTTGATCTCTAAAATCGTCATTTGTTTTTAACACATTTAAAATCGTTTCTAATGATTTTCTAAATTCCATTTTTATTCACTACCTTCTAAAGTCTGTAGCTTCACTTCTATTTTAGCGAATAAACGTTCGGAATTAAAGTGGTATTGATTTGAAATTATATTTCTAGCTGTTTGCTAATTTTCTAACTTAAAAAAGGTAAATAATTACATTTTAAATATAACGTTTCTTATTCCCTTTTCATATAATACTCTGTCATCACATGTGGTAAGGAGGAGTATTGATGAGAAAGAAAAATGAATTAAATAGGAATAATGAAAATGAACAGCCTCTAGAACAGCTGGATTTTTTCCAAATTGTTGATCATTTTTTTCGATCGGAACCATTGAAGCAATTTATGAATGAGTTTGATTCTATGTTTGAGGGAGCTTTTCCGCATAAGGCTATTCACGTAAACACTTTTGAAACAGACAATAAATGTGTTATTGATTTAAAAATTCCTCCTGTTAAAAAGGAACAGATAAAGCTTGAGCTTTATGATCAATATTTAACAATTTCTATTACAAATCGTGAGGAAATTAAAGAATATAATGAACATGCTTCAACATTTAGAAATTATACATCGTTAGATAGTCTGTCTAAAACGATTCTCCTACCATACCCTGTTAAAGAACATGAAATAAAAACTACTTATAGAAATGGTTCATTACTTGTTACAATTCCTAAGAAAACAAAGCAAATTTTAATAGAAGATGATACAAAATAAGAACAAAGTTAAGGTCTTGATGACCTTAACTATTTTTGTGTGATTTACTTCCATACTTTGGATTCTCTTCTGGTGTTTGATCCTTTGCTAAATCCTTTGCTGATGCAGTAACTTCCGCTTTACTTCCACTTTTATTTTGCTTCACCTTTATCACCTCTCTTTTATGATGACTTAATTTTTAAAAGTTTACCCAAAGAAAAACCAAAAATTTACGAGAAATTATTAGTGTTGATTAGAAACAATAAGAGTGGAGGTGTTTACAAATGACGAAAAAAAATCAACAACTACCTGATTTTAAAGAATTAAATGATCGCATTATCGCCGAAGCAACGTCTTCTCCTTCCATTGTCATTAAAACTAATTTGGATCAAGAGGATGTGTCAATAGACAATCCATATTCAAATGAGAACACAGGTAACTCTGAAGAATTTAAAAACTTTTTTAAGGAATGATGAAAATGGATTTCACATTAGGATATTTGCGAGAAGCATTATCGAACTATGACAGAAGTTCAGTATGTCATAGAATTTATCAAAAGTTGGAAAAAGGTTCGTATGAGAGTGAAAAGGACTTCGTTTTAACACTTGAGGACGATGAAGTTCAATTCCTAAACAACATCCTACCTGATGAAATAAAATATGCGTTTGACGAACAGGACTTTATACGCGGAAATCAATTAAATGAGGTTTATGAACAGTTAATATAGAAGATCACTGGAGGCCCTTATGAACAGAAACAGCAATCATTACATCAACATTAAATTCCAAACAGGTGCCATTGACCGTGAAGGTGTAAATGGTTGCCAAGTTGAAGATGTTATTAGTGTTCTTGTTGACAAGCTTAAATCGCATCAAAATGGTGAATTTGCTTGTCCAGAAAACTCGATAGCCATTTCAAATCTTCAAACAGCAAATTATGCATTAAAAGTAAGAAAAGAAAGACTGGAAAATAACCATGGAGAAACTGAAATCCATGAAACCTTTTAGCACAAAAAAATATTCTAATACAAATGTTGAAGAGGTCAAGCGTCTAAATGCTCAGTCGGGTTTATCATATAATGAAGTTAAGCAGCTTCTAGCACAGCAATATCAGAAAGAGAACAAATGAACATAAGCAGAAAAGACCCAGTTTGTTCATAAAACTGGGTCTTTTTATATTATTTAAACATAGACGTTACCCCTTTAAAAAGCCCACCCATTTGATTGACAGCATTCATCATTTGTCCGGCTGTATCCATCATTTTGTTAAAATCTAATTGTCCGTCAGATTTTTTGAATTGTGAAAGAATATTTTGAAAACCTGATGGCTGATGCTGTTTAAAATGTGGCATTGGTTTGGGATACGGAGTTGGATATGGATTATTCATATATCCTCCGCCATTCATGCTTCCTCCGTATCCACCTCCATAGGGTTGATAAGATTGTTGAAAGCCTGGTTGAAACCCTTGAAAGTAAGGATTTGCTGACGGATTTGAATATGGATTACTGCTATATGAATTTTGGTAACCAGACATTTGCTGTCCATATGGTGGAAACGTTTGAAAATACTCATTATCTCTCCTCCGAGATCTCCTATTGAAATATGGATATTGTTGTTGCATCCATGGAACCTCCTCCCAGTTATTTCATCAAAAGTTATTACATCATATGATTCAAACGCCTATAAGGTGATAATTTCTAATACTATCCATTTCATCTTGAATATTGATCCATACATGAAGAGTTACAATTTTGCTCATATTAGAAATGAGACATTAAAGGAGGTTTTGACTTTGGCTAGAGGAAAACATTTTAATCATAAAGAAAAAGGACACGAGCCGACGATTCCAAAGCATGGTCAAGAAGTGGCTGGAAAAGAAACAGAACGTGTTGGTTATGATATTGAAATCGTTGGAACTGAAACGGAGCGTCCTGTTAGTATAAAAGTTGAGGAGTAAAAGGGCTTTTAACTAATAACAAATTCATTATAAACACAAAAGGACGTCCCTATTTGGAGGCGTCCTTTCTATCCATTTGCTCGATCATTCCGTTTAAAATATATTCAACAGAATGATGAAGGTTATGAAAACGCTGCTTATTAACGTCTTTGTAAAATGATTGAAGAACAACTTGTTCAATATTCTCCATTGCTGAGTCAATTTGAGTAAGATGAATATACTTAGGTTTATATTCTGAGACCCACTTGACGGCCAAAGGCTTCCATTCATTTGCTTTATTCATAACCAGTTCAAAATTTGGTTTAACATCGTCATAAAAATATTCTTCTGTTTTTTCAGGTTTTTCGTTTAATTGTTCAAATCGCTTTTTGCATTCCTCTAAATGCTGAAGAAGTTGTTGAGAGGATATTAATAGTAGTTCCAAAGCTTTCACCTCGAACTTATCATATCAAAACTCTCAGGATAAAGCACATAAGAACTCCTTATAAATTTGTCGCAATGATAGGGAATGGATAATGCTGATATTTATCATTTTTCAAAGGTGTCTCTTGATTGGTAGGGACTTTTGACATTACATTTGATAATTGACAATCAATCTGAACCGCTTGTTTCATCAAATCTTCTTCAATATTTTTAGATAAAATCCGGTTATCCAGCTCTTGTTCCAATTTCATTAGCTCTAGTTCTAACTCCTCTAACTTCTCTTCGATCACACTTTTTTCAATGATATTTTTCAATATTCTCCCTCCTCTTAAAGCTAATATTCGCTCTCATTCTCCCATACCCTTCACACCTGACAAAACTAGTTTTCATTCGGCAAAGAAAATGAAAAAATACAGTTTTCGACAACTTCCTGTGTGTTGAATGGAAATGATGGGTTTCGTGCAAAATAATAGTAGGAGGTGCTAATAATGGCTAAAAAACCGAAAGATAAACAACAAACTGCTCAAGAAAAAGCAAACATTCCTAGTGATAAAAAACTGGATGGACCGAATCGCCCTTCAACTTAAACGATCACAGGAAACCATCATTATCAAAATTACTTAAGGTAGCAAGGACAAAAGGTCCTTGCTCTTTTTTCATCCATTTCTCCAATATTCCTGCAAAACCGTAAATAGATGAAGTTGATCCTGTTTATGCTTAAACCAATCTGTTATCTCATAGTTTTTTGGTATTTTTCTTCTCTTAAACAAATGTTTTGTATTCTGACCATGAAACCAATCCTTTCTAAATCCGTCTAATGTATGAGGGATAATGGGATAAGCGGTTCGTAATAATGGTGTTTCTCGTTTTCTTTTATCAGCAAAGTACTTTTCATAATCATATCTGGAACCTGTATGTGGAACTGTTCTAGCAAAGTTTACAAAGTGTTGATACATTCCCGAATCAAATAAAAGCCATCCTAAACGTTTTCCTAATTCAATTCGGTTTGTTAGCTTTTCAAAGTTGTAAACAGAAAATCCAAATAACTTTCCTTGTAAAGTTGGGAAAATAACTGTACTAAAATGAAAAAGATCTTGAAATTTATAGGAGGCAGATTTGAAAACTAGTCGTCTGTATGTTTCGTTCATAATAACGGGATGATGAATCACATTTTGTTCATTAATGATTAAAGCAGTCATTAATCGATCTTTTTGACGCTCTTCCCAAAAAAGCCACCATTCTTTTTCCATAAATTTCGAAACCTGAAAATGTGATAAAAGGTGAAAAAGTGGTTTGTTTATTTTCTTTGATAATTGGTAAATAAGTAATTGAGGAAAAGCATCATAAAATATTGTCCAATTTGCTCTTTCATATGTCATAAAGAGCAGACTTCTTTTTTCTTGATTTAACGCTTTCCGAAACCATCTACCCTGTAGGTCTGTCATACTCCAACCTGCATTTCTGGAAACCATGCTAGCTAAAAACGACCACTTTATCTCAGGATGTTTAAAATAAAATTCTTCATATGCTTTGGTTCTGGAAATATTATCAATATTTTTTGTTTTTGTTATTTGTAAAATTTCTGAAACTAATTTTTGTTCATCAAGATCCATATTAATATTATTTGTTTTAGACTTATTAAACATTGGTACACCTCATATTACTAGCGTATCCTAAATAGCACAAAGTACACACATTAACAAAATTGAAACTTTTTAATCATTCCTTTTCAATTTTTTTTGGTATGATAAGAAGTAGTTTTGAGGAGGAGGTAAAATATGATTTTTCGTTATCCTAACGGAAAGCCCTATCAGCCTAAGAATACAACTAAGCAAAAGCAACAGCCTTCTATCGTATATAGCAACAGAGGTATGACTCTTGAAGAAGACTTAAATGAAACGAATAAATACTATTTAGAAAACCAATTAGCTGTCATACATAAAAAACCAACACCTGTTCAGATTGTAAACGTAGATTATCCACGACGAAGTGCAGCTGTTATAAAAGAAGCGTACTTTAAACAAAGCTCAACAACTGACTATAACGGAATTTATAGAGGAAAATATATAGATTTTGAAGCGAAGGAAACGAAGAACAAGACATCTTTTCCATTACAGAATTTTCATTCTCATCAAATTGAACATATGAAAAGTGTAATAAAGCAAAATGGAATTTGCTTTGTCATTTTATCCGCTTTTAATGATTATTATTACCTTGATGCAACGCATTTGTTGGTTTTTTGGGAGCGACAGGAAAATGGTGGTCGAAAGTCAATCACTATGGAGGAAATTAAAGAAAAAGGTCATATTATTCCTATTGGATATCAAGCAAGGATTGACTATCTTAAGATTATAGATAAACTATATTTTTAAGAAACTTTAAATTTAAACATAGTTGAATTGTAGCAAGAAGCTTTTTCGAAAAGCTTAAGATGAAAGGTTGGTATTACATGACTGAACAATATAAGAGTCGTGAAGAACGAAGAAAAAAGCAGACTCAAAAAAATACGAAGAAAAAAACAAAGAAAAAGAAACCAGGACTATGGAAGAAAATTTTATTAAGTCTTTTGGCAATAGGAATTGTTGGAATGGTTGCTGGAGGAATTACTTTTGCAGTCATTGTTTCGGATGCTCCCCCACTTGATGATAAAAAATTAAAAGATTCATTTTCATCAAAAATATATGATATGAATGGGGAGGAAATTACCGAGTTTGGTCAAGTAAAAAGAACCTATGTCCCATACGATGATATACCTAAAGTACTTGAAAATGCCGTTTTAGCAACAGAGGATGCACGTTTTTATGAGCACAGTGGTGTTGATTTTATTCGTATAGGTGGCGCGTTTGTTGCAAACGTTCAAGAAGGCTTTGGTGCCGAGGGTGGTAGTACAATTACGCAACAAGTAATCAAAAACTCTTTATTAACGAGAGATAAAACTGTTACCCGTAAAGTACAAGAATTATGGCTTGCCTTTCAATTAGAGCAAAAATATTCTAAACAAGAAATTCTTGAGATGTATCTTAACAAAATATACTTTCCTGGTAATATATACGGCGTAGCTCAAGCAGCTGAATCATTCTATGGAAAAGATTTAAATAAATTAGAGCTTCATGAAGCTGCGATGATTGCTGGGATTCCACAGAGTCCGAATAACTATAATCCGAGAACAAATCCTGAAAAAGCTGAAAAACGACGTAATATTGTTTTAACCTTAATGGCAAAACACGGATTTATTACAGAAGCTGAGGCTGAGGAAGCGAAGCAGGTTCCTGTCCAATCCACTGTGATTGAACCTACAGAAAAAGCAAATCCTTATCACGCCTTTGTAGAAGAAGTAATTGAAGAAGTAAAAGAAAAAACGGATCTTGATGCTGGTTCTGCAGGTTTGGAAATCTATACAACTCTTGATCCAAAAGCACAAGATGCGGTAGAAAATGTTTTAAACGGCGATGTTATGAACTTCCCTGATGATGAGCTTCAAGCAGGGATTACTCTTCTAGATACACAAACAGGAGAAATTCGCGCAATTGGTGGCGGACGCAATCAACCAGTTGGTGGCTATAATTATGCTACAGATACAAGACGTCAGCCTGGCTCTACAATTAAGCCTGTACTTGATTATGGACCAGTTATTGAAGATAAGAAATGGTCTACTTTCCATCAAATCGTCGATGAACCATATACTTATAGTGATGGAACAAAAATTAATAACTGGGATCGCTCCTACAAAGGAAAGATGTCAATCCGTCAAGCACTAGCCGATTCAAGAAATATTCCGGCTTTAAAAGCATTACAAGAAGTTGGGTTAGATAAAGCGAAGGAATTTGCAAAAGGCCTCGGCATTCCACTTGATGAGATTTATGAGCCTTATGCAATTGGAGGATTCAGAGATGGAGTTTCCCCTCTTCAAATGGCAGGTGCTTTTAGTGCATTCGGGAATAATGGAATTTATATTGAACCACATGCTGTTAAGAAAATTGTTTTAAGTGATGGAACTGAAATCAGCTTAGAACCTGAGCCTGAGGCAGCTATGAGTGATTATACAGCATTTATGGTCACAGATATGATGAAGTCTGTTGTTGAATATGGAACTGGTAAGTCTGTTCAAATATCAGGTGTAAATATTGCTGGAAAAACTGGAACAACTAACTTTAGTGAAGATGATAAAGCAAAATATAATGTGCCTTCTGGTGCAGCAAAGGATGCTTGGTTTGTAGGGTATAATCCTAATTACACAGCAGCAGTTTGGACCGGATACAATATATCAGCAGATAGCGAAAAGGTTTATTTAGATTCTAGTGATCAAAAACTAGCAAGAGCTATGTTTAGAGAGGTCTTTTTAGAAGTTGCTAAAGGTGATACTTCTGATTTTGAACAACCTAACAGTGTTGTTCGATTAGCAGTTGAAAAAGGCTCAGATGAAGTACTAGCAAGTGAGTATACCCCTTCTAATCAGATTGCTTATGAATATTTCGTTAAAGGCTTCGAACCTAAAAAAGTCTCTAAAAAATACGAAAAACTCAATAAGCCTTCTAATTTAAACATTAACTATGACCAGGTAACAAATTCAATAAGCATAAATTGGGGTTATAATGAAGATGCATTAGATGGTGTATCCTTTGAAGTAAGACAGTCTATTGACGGAGGAGCATATGAAGTTGTTAGTCAATCATCATCTACTTCATATCAAATTGCAGATGTTACACCAGGATCTACCTATGCTTTCCAAGTAGTTGCTGTTAGTGGCAATAATCGAAGTGATGCAGCTGCCACTCAACTACAAGTACCAGAGCCAAATGTTGACGTACCTGAGCTTCCAGGAGATGACGAGGAAGATCAGAACGAGGACGACCAACAAGAAGATGAAGATTCTGGAGAAGGTAATGGGAATGGCAACGGAAAGCAAAACGGGAATGGCAATGGCAATGGCAATGGCAATGGCAATGGTAACGGAAGTGGGAATGGGAATGGTAACGGAAACGATGGTGAGACGGAAGATGACACTGATCAGGATATTGAAGGGGAACAAACCAATCCTGATGTAGAAACAACGGTACCTCCTACTGAAGATACTGGACAATAGGTTAATTGATAATTACAAAAAAGAACCGTTCATTTTGATCGGTTCTTTTCTATATAATAAAAAGGAATTATCCGTTTTACCGCGAATAATTCCTAAAGTTTACTCATTGCAAGTGCCTTAAAAAAGGATTTTTCAAGTTCTTCAAAAAGTTGTTCTAACTGGACAAAGGCATGATATTGAAATGGGTTATCTACTATAAATTGAAGTCTCTCCTCACAATTTACCGGTTTAAATTGCATTGTATTTATACGCATTGAATTAACTATAATCGTTTGAACTGATCTTCTATTCACCCAATGTAAACCCACAATAAAAAGCGATATACATTTTAAAAGTGATTTCTTTTGCGAATCACTTCTATCTCGTTTCATAAATCCTTCCTTAGCTTTTAACATCATTTGTTTCCAAACATTAAGCAAAACCGGAACAAATTCTTCCGGATTATCCCAAGGTAAATTCTCTACATGCTGTGACTGTTGTATGGAAAGCATGTCAAAATAAAAAGGTTCTTGTAGTAAAGTTTTCTTTGTATCATTTTGTAGCTCGTAAAAATGTGTTTGGTTTTGAAAAAAAGGCTTACCTCGAAAAACATCAGGTATCATATACATGTTATTTGGCATGTTTAGCCTTCCCATTTCTCATTCTTTTTTGCCCTTCTCTACATAAGTGAAGCAGTGGACAACTTTCACATTGTGGAGATTGAGCTTTACAATGGTATCTTCCGAAGAAAATTAATCGATGGTGTGTATCTGACCATTCTTCTTTTGGAACTTTTTTCATTAAGGTCTTCTCTACTTCTAATACTGAATCCTTCCATCTGCAAATGCCAAGACGTTTACTTACCCTTTCTACATGGGTATCAACAGCAATTGCAGGAACACCAAATGCAACAGACATTACAACATTTGCTGTTTTTCTACCAACTCCAGCTAACTTCGTTAACTCTGTATGATCATTTGGAACTTCTCCATTATAATGTTCGAGCAATGTTTCACAAAGCTTACGAATATTCTTAGCTTTATTTCGATATAATCCAATTGACCTGATGTCTGACTGTAATTCCTCCAGCGAGACAGCTAAGTAATCCTCAGGTTTTTTATATTTTTGAAATAAATTTTTCGTAACTTTATTTACTAAAGCATCCGTACATTGAGCAGATAATGCTACAGCTATCACTAATTCAAAAGGATTGTCATGAATTAGTTCACAATGAGCATCAGGGAACATCTCTGTCATTGTATCTAGACACTCACGGATTTGAACTTTTGTTAACATCTTCTCACCTACTATTTAACATTCATTTTTTATTTATTAGTACACTAGAACATAAGAAAAAAGAGCTAAATTTTTAGCTCTCAAGCCAATTATAAAAAGGAACTTTTCTTTGATAATTTTCTGGATTACTTTGAGTTTTTGATGGCGTAGCCTGATTTTGACGGAACTTTTTAGCATAGTTTCTTGCTTGTTCAATTGTACGAATTCCGTTCTTCTTCCACTCAAAAAGAATCCGATCAATGTATCTAAAGTTCAATTTTCCTGACATAACAGATTCTCTTAATGCCGCTTTAATAATAACAGGGTCATAATCGTCTTGATCAATCCAAATAGC includes:
- a CDS encoding CotD family spore coat protein, yielding MHCKPKVMAPIVHPTKHCVNNSYSETIVPHIHPQHTTNVNHEFYKHQHYFPQTQSFENEVSHQHFNVYGPTPGFGPRPRPGFGPGPFFG
- a CDS encoding sigma-G-dependent sporulation-specific acid-soluble spore protein CsgA encodes the protein MDFTLGYLREALSNYDRSSVCHRIYQKLEKGSYESEKDFVLTLEDDEVQFLNNILPDEIKYAFDEQDFIRGNQLNEVYEQLI
- a CDS encoding ribonuclease H-like domain-containing protein; the encoded protein is MSLKNKLNRLKKHVIREEPELETETVKQESHNPEELLWNEHNTKIIHYDGQTCFIREVVYPLDYQHGKYQLKEFQHVVSMWNQSDLKHPLSSKDHQASDLFFFDTETTGLGGGAGNTIFLLGQAQVLDDRVVIKQYLLPKPGNEVALYQSFLEGINSKTLVTYNGKAFDWPQVKTRHTLIRELVPKLPAFGHFDLFHAARRLWKKELESVKLAKVENDILGIYRENDIPGFLAPMIYFEFVKQQKPEIIMGVLRHNEIDVLSLITLYIHLSYKLLSTNDKATDSEHYEVARWLDYVGDQSSALDAYKSLMEKSTKQDVEAKYALALLYKKQKEWKQAINLWNEIVEGSKGKVALKALEELAKYYEHKEKDLQKATKYTEEMYILFKECKETLSFIDENDILNRLNRLKRKFSKNIPRASAETE
- a CDS encoding Hsp20/alpha crystallin family protein, with translation MRKKNELNRNNENEQPLEQLDFFQIVDHFFRSEPLKQFMNEFDSMFEGAFPHKAIHVNTFETDNKCVIDLKIPPVKKEQIKLELYDQYLTISITNREEIKEYNEHASTFRNYTSLDSLSKTILLPYPVKEHEIKTTYRNGSLLVTIPKKTKQILIEDDTK
- a CDS encoding YppG family protein, whose protein sequence is MQQQYPYFNRRSRRRDNEYFQTFPPYGQQMSGYQNSYSSNPYSNPSANPYFQGFQPGFQQSYQPYGGGYGGSMNGGGYMNNPYPTPYPKPMPHFKQHQPSGFQNILSQFKKSDGQLDFNKMMDTAGQMMNAVNQMGGLFKGVTSMFK
- a CDS encoding spore protein, which translates into the protein MAKKPKDKQQTAQEKANIPSDKKLDGPNRPST
- a CDS encoding DEAD/DEAH box helicase, with the translated sequence MEFRKSLETILNVLKTNDDFRDQIVHWHSIPPKEGELVDMPVDLDHRLKLALENRGISQLYTHQGEAYKLASGGHNFVAVTPTASGKTLCYNLPVIQNILKDENSRALYLFPTKALAQDQKSEINEIIEEMGVQLNSYTYDGDTSPAIRQRVRKAGHIVITNPDMLHSAILPHHTKWVSLFENLKYIVIDELHIYRGIFGSHVANVIRRLKRICEFYGSNPQFICTSATIANPKELAETLTGANMELISKNGAPASKKHFIFYNPPIVNKPLNIRRSATLEVRRLAGEFLKNKIQTIVFARSRVRVEIILTYLKELIKNELAKKSIRGYRGGYLPKQRREIERGLRDGEILGVVSTNALELGVDIGSLQVCIMTGYPGTIASAWQQAGRAGRRQGEAVIIMVASSSPLDQYIIQNPRYFFEQNPETAIINPDNLVVLVDHLKCAAFELPFREGDTFDGLELEDILQFLAEERVLYYNNETYHWMNDSFPAHNISLRSASQENVIIIDQSDIANVKVIGEMDRFSAMTLLHDEAIYLHQGVQFQVEKLDWEEKKAFVREVDVDYFTDANLAVQLKVLEEDMLKHMKDVDYGYGDVTVQAMATIFKKIKFDTHENIGSGPIHLPEEELHTNSAWMSLHSNIVDDLSEKRLEEALVSAAHVLQHVAPLKVMCDPSDLHVIAQIKAVHNNQPTIFLYDRYPGGVGLSKKIYETLLDVLNEAMKLIETCPCYAGCPSCIGVESSTESIKKDTHFLLSKLKDETNVVKK
- a CDS encoding DUF1798 family protein, with product MELLLISSQQLLQHLEECKKRFEQLNEKPEKTEEYFYDDVKPNFELVMNKANEWKPLAVKWVSEYKPKYIHLTQIDSAMENIEQVVLQSFYKDVNKQRFHNLHHSVEYILNGMIEQMDRKDASK